GATCAACAAGGCGGCCGAGACCGATGGCGCACGCCCGCTGGTGTTCGACACCATTGTAAATAGCGATATCCGGGAAATCATCGCCACCGCCGAAGGCTTCATGGTGGATATTTTCGGGACCTTTCTCAAACCCATGGAGGAAGAGTTGCAGTCCTCTTCCTCATATACCGTGGGTAAATCCCATGCCATCAATAACGAAGGGAGCTACGAGCGCAGGATCAATGCGGTCAACTTTGCTCTGGATAATGACGATGGCGCACGCACGCGGCATTACGATGAAGCCGATCTGATCCTCGTGGGTGCCTCTCGTAGCGGGAAAACACCCACCTGCCTCTATCTGGCCCTGCAATATGGCGTGAAGGCGGCCAACTATCCGATTACGGAAGAAGACCTGGCAGACCAACAGATCCCCAAAGCACTCAAACCTCATAAAGAGAAGATCTTTGGGCTGACCATTGATCCGGAACGTCTGGCGACCATACGCAACGAGCGCCGGCCAAACTCCCGCTACTCCTCCATCAAGCAGTGCATGCACGAAATCGAGGAAATCGAGTTGATGTACAAGCGTGAGCGAATTCCTTACTTGAACACCACGGCCTATTCCGTAGAGGAAATCTCCACTCGAATCATGGTCACAACCGGGCTGAAAAGACACCGCTGAACATCGCAGGGCGCCAGGGAAATGACCGGGCAACTGAAAAGGGGTCAGATGAACATTTCATCTGACCCCTTTTTCATAGCGCCTTTTTGTGAAGCCGGGCTCTAGAGTTCTTCGATAGCCAACCCAAGTTTCTCGGCCCTGGCCCGATTCTCCGGGCTGGTTACCACTGCGGTACTGGCTTTTTCGGGCACCAGCCAGGTTCTGGCCACGCGTTTCAGGTCATCCAGTGTGACCGACAGTACTCGCTCCCGGAACCTCGCCCGCTGTTCCAGGGTGCGGCCAAATAGCTTGTTGTGGAAAGCATGCCGAGCTGCACCGGCCGGGGACCGGGGCCTGTCGAGTTGGCCAATCACACCAAGAATCGACTCTTCAAGCTCCTGATAATCATGGTCGTTGTCCTGCAACCACGCCAGGGCGGCATCGAAATCGTCCAACGTTTCCTCCAGGCGCGGATCCCGGTAGGAGAAGAACCGGAAGGTACCATTCACGCTGTCCTGGCCAGCGCCACCACCGTAAGCACCGCCCTTTTCACGGATGGCACGGTGTAAATAACCGTTGCGCAGGAAACCACCAAGCACGGTCAGTGCCGCCGCATCCGGATGGTCCACCGCTACCGTGCTGTAGGCTTTGGAACAGAAGTTGACCTGGGTAGAGGTCAGCCACGCCTCGCGGGTTGTGTAATTGACCGACTCCATTTTCCAGTCAGAAACGGCTGCTTCGGAAGCATCGCGCCAGCAGGACTTCAGGTCATCAACCATCGCCGGAAGCTGCTCGTCCTCACCGATCACCAGGAACTCACGCCCCTGGTTGCGAATTTTCTCATGCAACGCAGACAGTCCGTCACACAGAGCCGCCAGCTCCTCCGGATCCTTCAGGGCCTGATCCAGCTGCTTGGTACCGCGAATACCGGCAAGACCACCGAGCCGGAAAGACAGCCAGGCTCCCGGGCTCATGCCCTGAGACGCCGCGCCCATGGCCAGCGCATGACCACTGCCGGTCACCGCCTGCTCTCGACGAGCCCGAATCTGGGCAATAATTTCCCGGATCCGTTCTTTCTCGTCAAAGCGGGCGCTGGTGTAGACATCCCGCAGAAGACGGGTCAACTCACTGCGGTTACGGGCCAGCGCCTTGCCATTGAAGATGATGTATCCGGACAAATCCTGAACATC
This genomic stretch from Marinobacter salsuginis harbors:
- the ppsR gene encoding posphoenolpyruvate synthetase regulatory kinase/phosphorylase PpsR, translated to MKRTAFFISDGTGLTAEALGHSLLAQFEKIEFERVTVPYIADEEKAREMVKRINKAAETDGARPLVFDTIVNSDIREIIATAEGFMVDIFGTFLKPMEEELQSSSSYTVGKSHAINNEGSYERRINAVNFALDNDDGARTRHYDEADLILVGASRSGKTPTCLYLALQYGVKAANYPITEEDLADQQIPKALKPHKEKIFGLTIDPERLATIRNERRPNSRYSSIKQCMHEIEEIELMYKRERIPYLNTTAYSVEEISTRIMVTTGLKRHR